Proteins from a single region of Candidatus Dormiibacterota bacterium:
- a CDS encoding thioredoxin domain-containing protein, translating into MQPRSKRLISFAAVVCASAAFACTAATGDPSKESGKDAKKTTATAASLSPTTPVAMIGDKTITLQELDVQAASALTRVRQEEYDARRQALEAMVNNEVLMKEAAAKKVGKDDLLKTDVTDKVTDPPQADIDSFYEQHKPQFGTQTKEQLAPQIAAMLKNQKLADAQRDYMKGLRKKYGVKTLLEPPRIEIAVDNDAAKGPAKAPVTIVEFSDYQCPYCSRAETTVEEVLKKYGDKVRLVYRDYPLQFHPNANIAAQASECAKDQGKFWEMHNAMFANQAKLTQPELVETAAAISGIDKDKFKTCLESGKFKDEVQKDFDDGQKYGVTGTPTFFINGIPMVGARDVNSFAEIIDSELERNQ; encoded by the coding sequence ATGCAACCCCGCAGCAAACGGCTCATTTCATTCGCCGCCGTCGTGTGCGCCAGCGCGGCCTTCGCGTGCACCGCAGCCACGGGCGATCCCAGCAAGGAGAGCGGCAAGGACGCGAAGAAGACAACCGCGACCGCCGCCTCGCTGAGCCCGACCACGCCCGTGGCGATGATCGGCGACAAGACCATCACGCTGCAGGAGCTCGACGTCCAGGCGGCCAGCGCTCTCACCCGGGTGCGTCAGGAGGAGTACGATGCCCGCCGGCAAGCGCTCGAGGCGATGGTGAACAACGAAGTCCTGATGAAGGAGGCGGCCGCCAAGAAGGTGGGCAAGGACGACCTGCTCAAGACCGATGTCACGGACAAGGTGACCGACCCGCCGCAGGCCGACATCGACAGCTTCTACGAACAGCACAAGCCGCAATTCGGGACCCAGACGAAGGAGCAGCTCGCGCCCCAGATCGCCGCCATGCTCAAGAACCAGAAGCTCGCGGACGCGCAGCGTGACTACATGAAGGGGCTGCGCAAGAAGTACGGGGTCAAGACGCTGCTCGAGCCGCCGCGGATCGAGATCGCCGTGGATAACGATGCCGCGAAGGGCCCCGCCAAGGCCCCCGTCACGATCGTCGAGTTTTCGGATTACCAGTGCCCGTACTGCAGCCGTGCCGAGACGACGGTGGAGGAGGTCCTGAAGAAATACGGGGACAAGGTGCGCCTCGTGTATCGCGACTATCCGCTGCAGTTCCACCCGAACGCCAACATCGCCGCCCAGGCCTCGGAGTGCGCCAAGGACCAGGGCAAGTTCTGGGAGATGCACAACGCGATGTTCGCCAACCAGGCCAAGCTCACGCAGCCGGAGCTGGTCGAGACCGCCGCCGCCATCTCCGGAATCGACAAGGACAAATTCAAGACCTGCCTGGAGAGCGGCAAGTTCAAGGATGAGGTGCAGAAGGACTTCGACGATGGTCAGAAGTACGGCGTGACCGGCACCCCGACCTTCTTCATCAACGGCATCCCGATGGTGGGCGCCCGCGACGTCAACTCCTTCGCCGAGATCATCGACTCGGAGCTGGAGCGCAACCAGTAG
- a CDS encoding arginase family protein codes for MITRHPWGGLALPDLEYPHDVVILGVPFDGAACWRAGAAEAPRRLRDISATSPAISEEGYVVDPGLLRVRDAGDVAPGDGLQGDGARQVYFSRVEEAAAQILKLGAMAGRDTFLLSIGGDHSVSIPLVRGFGRQFPEGFGLVLLDAHPDLFDTYDGSPLSSACPMRRALDGSRLKPEHLLILGTRSYNQVELDFMKEKGIRFVPARVIERSGVDAIVDLAHERLAGVGNIYLSLDIDVADPSCAPGTGAPVAGGLSSRQLLELTRGLIRHLPVRAMDIVEVSPPLDPSGVTLFLALQIIFESLAVLADRRQKGGRPQPPLRRG; via the coding sequence ATGATCACCCGTCACCCCTGGGGGGGCCTGGCGCTTCCCGACCTCGAGTACCCGCACGACGTCGTCATCCTGGGGGTGCCGTTCGACGGCGCCGCCTGCTGGCGCGCCGGGGCGGCCGAAGCGCCCCGCCGGCTGCGCGACATCTCCGCCACCTCGCCGGCCATCTCCGAAGAAGGGTATGTGGTCGACCCGGGCCTCCTGCGGGTCCGCGACGCCGGCGACGTCGCGCCCGGCGACGGCCTGCAGGGGGACGGCGCGCGCCAGGTGTACTTCTCGCGCGTCGAAGAGGCGGCGGCCCAGATCCTCAAGCTCGGCGCCATGGCCGGACGGGATACCTTCCTCCTGTCGATCGGCGGGGACCATTCGGTCAGCATCCCCCTGGTCCGGGGATTCGGACGCCAGTTTCCGGAGGGGTTCGGGCTGGTCCTGCTCGACGCCCATCCCGATCTGTTCGACACGTACGACGGATCGCCCCTGTCGAGCGCCTGTCCGATGCGGCGCGCGCTCGACGGCAGCCGCCTGAAGCCGGAACACCTCCTGATCCTGGGGACCCGCTCCTACAACCAGGTCGAGCTCGACTTCATGAAGGAGAAGGGGATCCGCTTCGTGCCGGCGCGCGTGATCGAGAGGTCCGGTGTCGACGCCATCGTGGATCTCGCGCACGAGAGACTGGCCGGAGTCGGCAACATCTACCTGAGTCTCGACATCGACGTGGCCGACCCGTCGTGCGCCCCCGGCACCGGGGCGCCGGTCGCGGGGGGACTGTCGAGCCGGCAGCTTCTGGAGCTGACACGCGGTCTGATACGCCACCTGCCGGTGCGCGCCATGGACATCGTGGAGGTCTCCCCTCCCCTCGACCCGTCCGGGGTCACTCTCTTCCTGGCGCTGCAGATCATCTTCGAGTCCCTGGCCGTGCTGGCCGACAGGCGTCAGAAAGGCGGGCGCCCCCAGCCCCCCCTGCGACGCGGATAG
- a CDS encoding thrombospondin type 3 repeat-containing protein, giving the protein MLNRPSGGIGLTVVTSCVVALGFLSADAARADCPAGQSNPITSGRGDLRPPIILGNLGAAPRAYFYLLGSGNINNSGSLPASAWLHNVGDLDGDGRPDFRIDAPGDGPGGWGDPRTNGCPSTLDPSHPPLVIVITHEREDRDGDGKFDIFEDINHNGVLDPGEDRDGDGRLTPPGGCEGALREDVDCDGHADMFWEDDNGNHQLDPGEDRDGDGRLDYIDEDANHNGVLDPGEDRNENGRLDTFDPSFPNIHPYIEDRNGNFTLDDRSIPRSDDPVPLYPYGELSPAPGGIIVVTVAWDGTAYDLSNITTPTRIVPGVQGRFLDATSLDRLTPAVSGVSRKSDATWRMRFDVRGTDLADDLGGTRDIFDRYSISALTRLSPMDALLERFLFLETGTSLLTMPAAGNGRAGGFASILPRDPTRPFPVLGPVDAGPLAPEQDAQFEADAARIFRIDNLLDQDGDGVPLPHDICPGVANPAQDDANHDGLGDACDPALLSPGSVVDRWTQVAGPASPGPRDGAAAAFDARRGVAVLFGGSSDASTWEFNGSTWRRVATAAAPAPRRGHGMVFDAARGRVVLFGGERRSDGTLLNDLWTYDGTTWRLVTTAVAPSPRAEFGLAFDSTRGRTVMFGGRSAHGALGDTWMFDGSAWRLLPSPQSPAARFQAQMAFDGFRQVTVLNGGIDPAAAIPQLNDTWEFDGAAWQPADTRGNVPPTWNGVLTFDPPRRRMVLSGGVTRDPARLSTGLAVIQTAAARLYDGVSWSALATLATLPARAGHAAAQDLVRGVLLVHGGHASGALADSWTLRQGGDADGDGVADASDNCPLVANPAQDDFDGDRSGDACDNCPSTFNPTQRDLDRDGQGDACDDDLDGDGVPNGSDACPAAYVAGRPAAQIGQGGGPDSDGDGIPDDCDVCPRDPANDADHDGVCGDRDNCPLAFNPLQSDANGDGAGDACQPVVRIASVTLMRDGTLNALVAAGDPDGDTLRGTVEVFATTRLLNVIPRLSEACSLAFQPDGVAGEGIVYAVNPGAPPFLADVDSNVGCSDGQADFLIAIGTCAEALVSGLFSSEAVLDRTAPFQVCVRRVSDPGHLSEYTLFSYDSGSAALGPVGPAVVSMPYDRSRLPRSIDLTSLPGPGTYILRITADDGETPAASDQRAFPWSGERVLYLNRPPRP; this is encoded by the coding sequence ATGCTCAATCGTCCTTCGGGTGGCATCGGCCTGACCGTCGTCACTTCGTGTGTGGTTGCGCTCGGCTTCCTGTCGGCAGATGCGGCACGCGCCGACTGTCCTGCCGGGCAGTCGAATCCGATCACGAGCGGCCGGGGCGACCTGCGGCCGCCGATCATCCTGGGCAATCTCGGGGCGGCGCCGCGGGCGTATTTCTATCTCCTGGGCTCGGGGAACATCAACAACAGCGGCTCATTGCCGGCGTCGGCCTGGCTGCACAACGTGGGCGACCTCGACGGAGACGGCCGCCCCGATTTCCGCATCGACGCTCCCGGAGACGGACCGGGTGGCTGGGGCGATCCACGGACCAACGGCTGCCCGTCGACGCTCGACCCGTCGCATCCGCCGCTCGTGATCGTCATCACGCACGAGAGGGAGGACCGGGACGGTGACGGCAAGTTCGACATCTTCGAAGACATCAATCACAACGGCGTGCTCGACCCGGGGGAGGATCGGGACGGGGACGGCCGCCTGACTCCGCCGGGCGGGTGCGAAGGGGCCCTGCGCGAGGACGTCGACTGCGACGGCCACGCGGACATGTTCTGGGAGGACGACAACGGCAACCACCAGCTCGATCCGGGCGAGGACCGGGATGGTGACGGCCGGCTCGATTACATCGACGAGGACGCCAACCACAACGGCGTGCTCGATCCGGGTGAGGACAGGAACGAAAACGGCCGTCTCGACACGTTCGATCCCAGTTTCCCGAACATCCACCCGTACATCGAGGACAGAAACGGGAATTTCACCCTCGATGACCGCTCCATCCCACGCAGCGACGATCCGGTGCCGCTCTACCCGTACGGCGAGCTGAGCCCGGCGCCGGGCGGGATCATCGTCGTCACGGTCGCATGGGACGGCACGGCGTACGACCTGTCGAACATCACGACGCCCACCCGCATCGTGCCTGGCGTGCAGGGGCGGTTCCTGGATGCGACGTCTCTCGATCGTCTGACCCCCGCGGTGTCGGGCGTCAGCAGGAAATCCGATGCGACCTGGCGGATGAGGTTCGACGTGCGCGGCACCGACCTGGCCGACGACCTGGGCGGCACGCGCGACATCTTCGATCGCTATTCGATCTCGGCGTTGACGCGACTGTCTCCGATGGACGCCCTTCTGGAGCGCTTCCTCTTCCTGGAGACCGGGACATCGCTCCTGACGATGCCGGCTGCCGGGAACGGCAGGGCGGGCGGATTCGCGTCGATCCTGCCGCGCGATCCGACGCGGCCCTTCCCGGTCCTCGGTCCGGTCGACGCCGGGCCGCTCGCCCCGGAGCAGGACGCACAGTTCGAAGCGGACGCGGCGCGCATCTTCCGGATCGACAACCTTCTCGATCAGGATGGCGACGGCGTGCCTCTCCCGCACGACATCTGCCCGGGAGTCGCGAATCCGGCGCAGGACGACGCCAACCACGACGGCCTTGGGGACGCCTGCGATCCTGCCCTGCTGTCACCCGGCTCCGTCGTGGATCGGTGGACGCAGGTCGCGGGTCCCGCGAGCCCGGGACCGCGCGACGGCGCTGCGGCTGCATTCGACGCGCGGCGCGGCGTGGCCGTCCTGTTCGGCGGATCGTCCGACGCCTCGACCTGGGAATTCAACGGCTCGACGTGGAGGCGAGTCGCAACTGCGGCGGCCCCCGCCCCCCGGCGCGGCCACGGCATGGTGTTCGACGCGGCGCGCGGCCGGGTCGTGCTGTTCGGCGGCGAACGTCGGTCCGACGGGACGCTCCTGAACGACCTCTGGACCTACGATGGGACTACCTGGCGCCTGGTGACGACCGCGGTCGCCCCTTCGCCGCGCGCCGAGTTCGGCCTCGCCTTCGATTCGACCCGGGGCCGCACGGTCATGTTCGGGGGCCGTTCGGCGCACGGAGCGCTGGGGGACACGTGGATGTTCGACGGCTCGGCGTGGCGGCTTCTGCCTTCGCCGCAATCGCCGGCAGCGCGCTTCCAGGCTCAGATGGCTTTCGACGGATTCCGCCAGGTCACGGTCCTGAACGGCGGCATCGATCCCGCGGCCGCGATCCCGCAGCTCAACGATACCTGGGAGTTCGACGGCGCTGCCTGGCAGCCTGCCGACACGCGCGGCAACGTCCCGCCGACCTGGAACGGCGTCCTGACCTTCGACCCGCCACGCCGCCGAATGGTCCTCTCAGGAGGCGTCACACGCGACCCGGCCCGCCTGTCCACGGGACTGGCGGTGATCCAGACGGCTGCCGCCCGTCTGTACGACGGCGTCTCATGGAGCGCCCTCGCCACTCTGGCCACGCTGCCGGCGCGCGCCGGACACGCGGCGGCGCAGGACCTCGTGCGCGGCGTCCTGCTGGTCCACGGAGGGCACGCCTCCGGTGCGCTGGCCGACTCGTGGACGCTCCGACAGGGGGGGGACGCGGACGGCGACGGTGTCGCCGACGCGAGCGACAACTGTCCTCTCGTGGCGAACCCCGCCCAGGATGATTTCGACGGCGACCGCAGCGGCGACGCTTGCGACAACTGTCCCAGCACGTTCAATCCCACGCAGCGCGATCTCGATCGGGACGGCCAGGGGGACGCCTGCGACGACGACCTCGACGGCGACGGCGTTCCGAACGGCAGCGACGCCTGCCCGGCCGCCTACGTCGCCGGCCGGCCTGCGGCCCAGATCGGGCAGGGTGGCGGGCCGGACAGCGACGGCGACGGGATCCCGGACGACTGCGACGTCTGCCCGCGCGATCCGGCGAACGATGCCGATCACGACGGCGTGTGCGGCGACCGCGACAACTGTCCCCTCGCCTTCAACCCGCTGCAGTCCGACGCCAATGGAGACGGCGCGGGAGACGCCTGCCAGCCCGTGGTCCGCATCGCCTCCGTCACCCTCATGCGTGACGGAACCCTGAACGCCCTGGTCGCCGCCGGCGATCCGGACGGCGACACGCTGCGAGGAACGGTCGAGGTGTTCGCGACCACGCGTCTCCTGAACGTCATCCCGCGCCTGTCGGAGGCCTGCTCCCTGGCCTTCCAGCCTGACGGAGTCGCGGGCGAAGGGATCGTCTACGCCGTCAACCCGGGGGCGCCGCCGTTCCTCGCCGACGTCGATTCGAACGTCGGGTGCTCGGACGGCCAGGCCGACTTCCTGATCGCCATCGGCACCTGCGCCGAGGCGCTGGTATCCGGCCTCTTCTCATCCGAGGCGGTCCTCGATCGCACGGCGCCATTCCAGGTCTGCGTGAGGCGCGTCTCCGACCCGGGGCACCTGTCCGAGTACACGCTCTTCAGCTACGACAGCGGCTCGGCGGCCCTCGGCCCGGTCGGACCGGCGGTCGTGTCGATGCCGTACGACCGCTCCCGCCTGCCGCGGTCGATCGATCTCACGTCCCTGCCCGGGCCCGGCACGTACATCCTCCGGATCACCGCGGACGACGGCGAAACACCCGCAGCCTCGGACCAGCGAGCCTTCCCATGGAGCGGGGAGAGGGTGCTGTACCTCAACCGTCCGCCGCGCCCCTAG
- a CDS encoding TlpA family protein disulfide reductase, which translates to MGQGPGAAPGDRRGAAAFAFGLILGSSLAACDAPSRAPASTPAREAGAVEARVEFADLDKIHATLQGLRGRPLFVNFWATWCVPCVDELPALADLAREDAVAGAGFLGISLDAWITGNGAETEDKVRQALAGSGVGYPNLIYRGDQDPLIEGLDLPGPIPYSVLYDGQGKRVASWTGPAAIEEVRRAIAAGLPRTRPTAADPPPAASDHR; encoded by the coding sequence ATGGGTCAGGGCCCAGGAGCGGCTCCCGGTGATCGACGCGGGGCCGCGGCGTTCGCGTTCGGCCTCATCCTGGGGTCGAGCCTCGCGGCGTGCGACGCCCCTTCGCGCGCCCCCGCGTCCACCCCCGCGCGTGAGGCCGGTGCGGTCGAAGCGAGAGTCGAGTTCGCGGACCTCGATAAGATCCATGCGACCCTCCAAGGGCTGCGCGGACGGCCCCTGTTCGTCAACTTCTGGGCGACCTGGTGCGTGCCGTGCGTCGACGAGCTGCCCGCCCTGGCGGACCTGGCGCGCGAGGACGCCGTCGCGGGCGCCGGGTTTCTCGGCATCTCTCTCGACGCCTGGATCACGGGGAACGGCGCCGAGACGGAGGACAAGGTCAGGCAGGCCCTGGCCGGGTCCGGCGTTGGGTATCCCAACCTGATCTACCGGGGCGATCAGGACCCGTTGATCGAGGGGCTGGATCTTCCCGGCCCTATTCCGTATTCGGTCCTGTACGACGGGCAAGGGAAGCGGGTGGCGAGCTGGACGGGCCCGGCCGCCATAGAGGAGGTGCGACGGGCGATCGCCGCGGGGTTGCCGCGGACCCGGCCGACGGCTGCGGACCCGCCTCCGGCCGCGTCGGATCACCGGTGA
- a CDS encoding TPM domain-containing protein, which translates to MRRGSLAVPLAVLLLATTARGEARVELPPHDDRSVYDLAGVVTQEDRRTMERSHRDLLEKTGVAIAVVTFPRLEGEALEDLLARAGPEWGIGRQPEDRGIVVALAMEEHGVIIATGHGVEEFLPDTRVRTIIDRYILPRLQRSDVSHAMLHASAALVAAASQRYQKEIEAPAATSDSRRMPARSWSASLVVILFFVALALRPMVLRLFERRSQ; encoded by the coding sequence ATGAGACGAGGGTCCCTCGCCGTTCCGCTGGCGGTCCTGCTCCTGGCGACGACCGCGCGGGGCGAGGCCCGCGTCGAGCTCCCTCCTCACGACGACCGCTCCGTCTACGATCTCGCCGGCGTCGTCACTCAGGAAGACCGGCGGACCATGGAGCGGAGTCACCGCGACCTGCTCGAGAAGACGGGGGTCGCGATCGCCGTCGTCACCTTCCCCCGCCTGGAGGGGGAGGCGCTGGAGGATCTTCTGGCGCGGGCAGGGCCGGAGTGGGGGATCGGAAGGCAGCCCGAGGATCGCGGCATCGTCGTCGCCCTGGCGATGGAGGAGCATGGGGTCATCATCGCGACCGGTCACGGCGTCGAGGAGTTCCTTCCGGACACTCGCGTCCGCACGATCATCGATCGGTACATCCTTCCCCGGCTGCAGAGAAGCGACGTCTCGCACGCGATGCTGCATGCGAGCGCCGCCCTGGTCGCCGCCGCCTCCCAGCGGTATCAAAAGGAGATCGAGGCCCCCGCGGCCACCTCGGACTCGCGGAGGATGCCGGCGCGAAGCTGGTCCGCCTCGCTCGTCGTCATTCTGTTCTTCGTAGCGCTGGCGCTGCGCCCGATGGTTCTGCGTCTGTTCGAGAGGCGCTCTCAGTAG
- a CDS encoding tetratricopeptide repeat protein produces MHEDPQDDSGEDTEPPSEGYVWGFARQERELPAKDYRAHIRLLDEVEEEELERLDLSRADDYILWAAAQAFEEIDRDQDAIALLKRIADSTARHPALNYADIFLRLSEHLKDRGDYDEAVAALDKAEGIEPDLHVPCDERRAEILVLRGRTGEGLALFRETARAAPGDPWVPLRAGWALLASGRYAEIPSWIEESERALKDVNDEEETRLAAGEIDRLRQEAEGRLARRERLEASGVGPVAGLERLKDEILSDLDAEESRLTGNPPRTEDARARAGERLAALHARASKGWDDAVEARDETLIAEFDTLQWDVAGLAGRFAIPLPGVD; encoded by the coding sequence ATGCACGAGGACCCGCAAGACGATTCCGGCGAGGACACCGAGCCCCCCTCGGAGGGATACGTCTGGGGATTCGCACGCCAGGAGCGCGAGCTGCCCGCGAAGGACTACCGCGCCCACATCCGTCTCCTCGACGAGGTCGAGGAGGAGGAGCTGGAACGGCTCGACCTGTCGCGCGCCGACGACTACATCCTCTGGGCGGCCGCGCAGGCGTTCGAGGAGATCGATCGCGACCAGGACGCCATCGCACTCCTGAAACGAATCGCCGACTCGACGGCGCGCCACCCCGCCCTCAACTATGCCGACATCTTTCTGCGCCTGTCGGAGCACCTGAAGGACCGCGGCGACTACGATGAAGCGGTCGCGGCGCTGGACAAGGCGGAAGGGATCGAACCGGACCTGCACGTCCCCTGCGACGAACGCCGGGCGGAGATCCTGGTCCTGCGCGGCCGGACCGGCGAGGGGCTGGCTCTGTTCCGGGAGACGGCGCGCGCCGCTCCCGGCGATCCCTGGGTGCCGCTGCGCGCCGGCTGGGCGCTCCTGGCCTCGGGGCGCTACGCCGAGATCCCGTCCTGGATCGAGGAGAGCGAGCGCGCCCTCAAGGACGTGAACGATGAAGAGGAGACCCGACTGGCGGCCGGCGAGATCGACCGTCTGCGGCAGGAGGCGGAGGGCCGGCTGGCCCGGCGCGAGCGCCTCGAGGCGTCAGGGGTGGGCCCGGTCGCGGGCCTCGAGCGGCTGAAGGACGAGATCCTGTCGGATCTCGACGCCGAGGAATCCCGGCTGACCGGAAATCCGCCCCGCACGGAAGACGCCCGCGCCCGGGCGGGCGAGCGCCTGGCCGCGCTGCACGCCCGCGCCTCGAAGGGGTGGGACGACGCGGTGGAGGCGCGTGACGAGACGCTCATCGCGGAATTCGACACTCTGCAATGGGACGTCGCCGGGCTGGCCGGTCGCTTCGCGATTCCGCTGCCGGGGGTCGATTAG
- a CDS encoding SDR family oxidoreductase, protein MDLGLEGQAVLLTGASRGIGLAAARAFALEGSRIALVARDAANLREAAREVREIRRPGSPPATAAPEVMAVAADATREEDAARAVRETIARFGRVDVLVTLVGGSRGDPGVEAPEADWDAVVSANLRAAVTMTRLVLPSMKERRSGAVVHVTSIFGREWGGAASYMAAKAGLIAYSKACARELAPHGIRVNNVAPGSTLFPGGSWDRRRKADPEGIAAFVARELPLGRFGHPDEVAAAILFLASKAASLIIGACLNVDGGQSRSLI, encoded by the coding sequence ATGGACCTCGGACTCGAAGGCCAGGCGGTCCTCCTCACCGGCGCCAGCCGGGGGATCGGCCTGGCCGCGGCGCGCGCCTTCGCCCTGGAGGGAAGCCGCATAGCGCTGGTCGCGCGGGACGCAGCGAACCTGCGCGAGGCCGCGCGCGAAGTGCGGGAGATCCGTCGTCCCGGCTCCCCTCCGGCCACGGCGGCACCCGAGGTGATGGCGGTCGCGGCGGACGCGACGCGCGAGGAGGACGCGGCGCGCGCGGTGCGCGAGACGATCGCCCGCTTCGGGCGGGTCGATGTCCTGGTCACGCTGGTCGGCGGCTCGCGCGGCGACCCGGGGGTCGAGGCGCCGGAGGCCGACTGGGACGCGGTCGTCTCCGCCAACCTGCGTGCGGCCGTGACCATGACGAGGCTGGTCCTCCCCTCGATGAAAGAGCGGCGGAGCGGCGCCGTCGTCCACGTCACGTCGATCTTCGGGAGAGAGTGGGGAGGGGCCGCGTCCTACATGGCGGCCAAGGCGGGACTCATCGCCTACAGCAAGGCGTGCGCCCGGGAGCTGGCCCCCCACGGTATCAGGGTCAACAACGTCGCGCCGGGCTCGACCCTGTTCCCGGGCGGCTCGTGGGATCGCCGTCGCAAGGCCGACCCCGAAGGGATCGCGGCGTTCGTGGCGCGCGAGCTGCCCCTCGGGCGCTTCGGCCACCCGGACGAGGTGGCGGCCGCCATCCTGTTCCTGGCATCGAAGGCCGCTTCGCTGATCATCGGCGCCTGCCTGAACGTGGACGGCGGGCAGAGCCGCTCATTGATCTAG
- a CDS encoding tetratricopeptide repeat protein codes for MSASLRPAASLLVIASFLVGQTGCLTTSVPPVGAEGPAFKPANDERRLWDQAKEEERKLRDKATLYQDPLLEDYLNQVAGRLAPPEVKGQEAIRLRVHAIKDPTLNAFTFPTGSIYVHTGLLARLENEAQLAVVLGHEETHATHRHALEFQRSARNKAIGFSIASLAASIVIAEQAGKKAERGNWGGAYVLSQVGNIIAGLGLQLAYMAAVNGFGRELEREADEVGLERTVAAGYDPRQGPRVFELLKDDRGDDSRMEIFFFGSHPRLDERIADMKEILSTRYSGVGGDDRTKDTHDFQMRMRVLVRDDAAENLRLGRLGSAEAEIGRVLDLTPNDPVAHYLTGQVAETRAADAQDRAAADSQLDKALEAYEQASRLDPRYADPYRAIGIIRYKAGEKDEALTAFRRYLELKPDAQDAQQVRDYILELEPR; via the coding sequence GTGTCCGCGTCCCTCCGTCCTGCCGCATCTCTTCTGGTCATCGCCTCGTTTCTCGTCGGGCAGACGGGCTGTCTGACGACCAGCGTGCCGCCGGTCGGTGCGGAGGGTCCCGCCTTCAAGCCGGCGAACGACGAGCGCCGGTTGTGGGACCAGGCGAAGGAGGAGGAGCGCAAGCTCCGCGACAAGGCGACGCTGTATCAGGACCCGCTCCTGGAGGACTACCTGAATCAGGTCGCGGGCCGCCTGGCGCCGCCCGAGGTGAAGGGGCAGGAGGCGATCCGTCTGCGGGTCCACGCGATCAAGGATCCGACCCTCAACGCCTTCACCTTTCCCACCGGCTCGATCTACGTGCACACGGGGCTCCTGGCGCGTCTGGAGAACGAGGCGCAGCTGGCGGTGGTCCTGGGCCACGAGGAGACGCACGCGACCCATCGCCACGCCCTCGAGTTCCAGCGCAGCGCGCGCAACAAGGCGATCGGGTTCTCCATCGCTTCGCTCGCCGCCAGCATCGTGATCGCCGAGCAGGCGGGGAAGAAGGCCGAGCGGGGGAACTGGGGCGGCGCCTACGTCCTGAGCCAGGTCGGCAACATCATCGCCGGGCTCGGTCTGCAGCTCGCGTACATGGCGGCGGTCAACGGCTTCGGCCGCGAGCTGGAGCGCGAGGCGGATGAGGTCGGCCTGGAGCGCACCGTGGCGGCGGGGTACGACCCGCGCCAGGGGCCGCGCGTCTTCGAGCTCCTGAAGGACGACCGCGGGGACGACTCCAGGATGGAGATCTTCTTCTTCGGAAGCCATCCCCGGCTGGATGAGAGGATCGCCGACATGAAGGAGATCCTGTCGACGCGCTACAGCGGCGTCGGCGGCGACGACCGCACGAAGGATACGCACGATTTCCAGATGCGCATGCGGGTCCTGGTGCGGGACGACGCGGCCGAGAACCTGCGCCTTGGGCGGCTCGGCAGCGCCGAGGCGGAGATCGGCAGGGTCCTCGACCTGACCCCGAACGATCCGGTCGCCCACTATCTGACGGGACAGGTCGCCGAGACGCGCGCGGCGGACGCGCAGGACCGTGCCGCAGCCGACAGCCAGCTGGACAAGGCCCTCGAGGCCTACGAGCAGGCGAGCCGCCTCGACCCGCGCTATGCCGATCCCTACCGCGCCATCGGCATCATCCGGTACAAGGCCGGCGAGAAGGACGAGGCGCTCACGGCGTTCCGCCGCTACCTGGAGCTGAAGCCGGACGCGCAGGACGCCCAGCAGGTCCGGGACTACATCCTCGAGCTCGAGCCGCGCTGA